AGGAGTAATACCTCAGATTTCGGCAATTATGGGGCCAACAGCAGGAGGGGCAGTTTATTCTCCGGCAATGACAGACTTTGTGTTTATGGTTAAAAAAACAAGCTATATGTTTATAACAGGGCCAGATGTTGTAAAGTCAGTTACAGGTGAGGAAACTGACTTTGAAACCCTGGGTGGAGCAGATGCACATTGTACAAAAAGTGGAGTTTCTCATTTTGGATGTGAAAGTGATGAAGATGCAATAGAAAAAATAAAAGAACTTTTGTCCTACCTTCCTTCCAATAATATGGAAGATCCTCCTCTAAGTGGAAAAAGATATTTTGATCCAAAAAAAGCAATGATGCTTGACAGTTTTATCCCTGAAAAACCCAATGCCCCTTATGATATGAAGGAGATAATAAAAAGCATATTTGATAACCATGAGTTTTTTGAACCCCATGAATTTTTTGGTCCGAATATAATAACCTGTTTTGCAAGACTTGATGGAAAACCTGTTGGAATAATAGCAAATCAGCCTCTTTATCTTGCAGGATGCCTTGATATAGATTCTTCTGACAAAGCTGCCAGATTTATAAGATTTTGTGATTGTTTTAATTTTCCTATAATTACTATTGCAGATGTTCCCGGATTTCTTCCAGGCACAGGTCAGGAATGGGGTGGGATAATAAGACACGGGGCAAAAATGCTCTGGAGTTATTCAGAAGCAACTGTTCCAAAACTTCTTCTTATAACAAGAAAAAATTACGGGGGAGCTTATATTGCAATGAGTTCCAAACATCTTGGAGCTGATCTTGTTTTTGCATGGCCAGGAGCTGAAATTGCTGTAATGGGAGCAGCAGGAGCAGCAGAAATCATTCACAGGAAATCAATAAAAGCTTCTGAAAATCCTGAAGAAGAAAGACAGAAAAAAATAAAGGAATATCAGGAGCTGTTTTCAAATCCATATATTGCAGCATCAAGGGGTTATGTTGATGATGTTATTTTTCCTTCTGAAACAAGGGAGAAACTAGTTAAAAGCTTGAATATTCTTATGACTAAAAAAGAGACAAGGCCGTTTAAAAAACACGGAAACATTCCTCTTTAAGGATAATAAATTATGGAAAATGAAGAAAAAGCTGCGGCAATAGCGGCTGTAATGGAATATCTGAGGATATTTAAAATATCTTTACCCAAAAAATTCTTTAAGCCAAAAACAGTGCCTTTAAAGGAAAAAAATCTCTGGAAAAAAAGCGGGCGAAGGCTTTTGATGAAAAAAAGACAGCTTATGCAAATGAGAGTTCTGTCCTGCAAAAACAGAAAATATTTATTTAATGGAGATTCAATTGGAATTTATAAAGACTAATTTTCTAAGGCTTACAGATGTTTCTCTTTCAGGGTGCATCAACCCTTATTCGGGAAAGCCATTCAAAACAGATGATATATTGGGTACAATTCCTTTTTTTGATGAAGTGGGGTTTGATTCACTGGAAATCAGCGGGCCTGAAACTTTTTACCCTGTTATTAAATATTTAGGAGAAAATCCTTTTAAAAGAGTTGAGCGGATAAAAAAATATCTTAAAAAAACTCCTTCAATGATGAAAATTTCAGGAATTCATCTTACAGGGAAAAACAGATGCTCAAATTATATAATTGAAGAGTTTATAAAAAAATCCTGTGACTGCGGTATAGACATATTTAAACTTTATGATCCTTTAAATCTTTTTTCAAATATGGATTGTGCAATCAATCAAATTGAAAAATCAAAAGCTGAACTAAGGGGTTGTCTTTTAATTCAAGATGATTTTTTGGAAAAAGATATAAAGGATCTTTTGAATAAAGCATTGGATTTTCAAAAAAATGGTGCTTCAAGTCTTTGTATTGAAGATTCTGAAGGTTTTGTTCATCCTGATAAAGTTTTTGAAATTGTTAAAAGGGTTAAGAAAAAAGTTAAAATTCCTGTTCATTTTTCAGCAAAAAACAATGGAGGATTAGCCTCTATTTCAAGTTTTAATGCTTTTGAATCAGGAGCCTATTCAGTGGAAACAGCCTTGTCTTCGTTTGCCTCTCCAATGGATTATTCTTTTCCTGAGTTTTTTTGGTCAATGTTTGAAAAAAAATGGAAAAAATTTAACATAAAAACTGAAAGCCTCATTGATATAAAAAATACAATGGATAAGCTGGTTCATGAAAAAAACAGGTATTCAGGCGATTCTTTGCTGCCTTTTTCTGATCCCGAGCTTGTTTATTATAAAGTTACAAAATCAGTAAAAAATAGTTTGGAAGATGAATTAAAGGAACTGGGTTTTGAAGATAAAAAAAAAGAAGCTTTGGATTTGGTAAATCAGATAAAAAAAGACCTTGGCTCATTTCCTTTTGTTAATCCTTTTGATTCAATGGTTGTTACTCAGGCTGTAAACAATCTTATTTTTGATGATGATGTTAATTCGTATAAAATTGTTTCAGATCAGGTAAAGGCCCATTGTCTTGATGTAAATGGCAGACTTCCAGAAATTGTTGTAAAAAACTTTCCCAAACCCCTAAAAAAAATCCGCAGTATTAAAAAATTTGATTGCGTTTTTTCAGAAGAAATTAATTTTTTTGAAAATGGGATAAATTTAAGCTCTGAAAAAATTATTGAGCTTATTTTGCCGGATATAAAAAATAAAAAATATGATTTGGACAAGTATCCTGAAAAAACTTCAAATCTGCAAAAATTCAATGTGTTTATAAATAACAATCTTTATGAAGTTGAAGTAGATATTGATGATGAATTTTTTAACCCTGTGATATATAAAAAAGAAGCTGAAGTACCAAAGCCCCAAACTAAGGCATTTGTTGAGCAAGATAAAGAAGTTGAAACAATTGAACAAGAGCAAAAAAGAAAGCAGGAAATAAAAAAAGAACCAGTCAAAGAAGTTGAAAAAAGTGGGCCTGAAAAAAAAGATAAAATATTGGAAGGTCATGAAATTTGCAATATTTTGGCTCCAATGCCCGGAACTGTATTTAGTATTGAAAAACAGGAGAATGAGGAGGTAAAACCCGGAGATCCTCTTATTGTAATTGAGGCAATGAAAATGGAAAATCCTATTTTATCTCAAAAAAAAGGGGTTGTTCAAAATATTTTCTTTAAAAAAGGGGATACGGTTTCAAAAAATGATTTGCTGATGACTCTTTCATTTTGAAAAATTAATTTGAGTGTAAGATTATTTGCTTTGCTTAATTTTTTTTAGGTAATTATCATTTGGGAACAATTGTTAAAAGTTCTTTGTTTTACACAGAGGTAGTTTTTTATTTAAATCTGAGCTTGTTTTATTTTAAAGTTTACCCATGAAAAATTGTGTCAGGTTATAGTTGTTTATACACTATTTAATTTAATACAAAAGATGTGGAGAAATTGAAAACCCTCAAATCAGGTTGAAAAGTATTTATCATAATATTAATGAAAAAAAGCCGGATTAAAAAAACCCGGCTTTAAATTTTTAAGCTTTGTATTTTTGAATTTCTTTGATTATTGCAGGAAGAATTACTTTTGCATCACCAGCAATCCCAAGATTTGCAAACTTGAATATTTCAGCGTTTGGATCTTTGTTAATTGCAATTGTGTATTTTGCGTTTGTAATACCTGTGGTGTGCTGAACAGTACCACTGATTCCGCATGGAATATAAAGCTCTGGGCGGATATTTTTACCGGTCTGACCAACCTGAACTTCATGGTCGATTAAATGTTTTTCAACACATGGTCTTGAACCGCCTATTTTAGCATCAAGAAGTTTTGCAAGTTCCTTGATGTATTCAACGCTTTCAGGATCACTTGCACCAATACCCATTCCTATAACTTTTGCAGCATCTTCAATTTTGTCGCCTTCATGTTCTTTTTCAATGCTTTCAAGAATTCTGACTTTGATCTGGTCTGCTTTTATTTCAACAGGAATATTTATAATTTCGCCTTTTCTTGAAGCATCAGCTTCTGGAACAGCCATAACCCCGGGTCTTACTGTGGACATCTGGGGTCTGTGGTCAGGGCAGATGATTGTTGCCATAACGTTTCCGCCAAAAGCAGGTCTTGTGGAAATAAGAAGACGTTTTTCTTCATCTATATCAAGTTCTGTGCAGTCAGCAGTACAGCCTGTGTTCAGTCTGAATGAAACTCTTGGGGTAAGATCTCTTCCTATTGCAGAAGCACCTATAATAAGAATTTCAGGTTTTTCCTCATTTGCCTTGTTGCAGATTATGTCTGTGTAAAGCTCTGTGCGGTAATCTTTAAGCTCTGGATCTTCAGCCAGATAAACTTTATCTGCTCCGTATGCAATAAGAGTTTCTGCAGAAGTTTTTACATTGTCTCCTATAAGAAAGGCAATGAGTTCAACACCCAGCTTGTTTGCAAGCTTTTTTCCCTCGCCGAGCATTTCCAGGGAGACTTTGGCAAGTTTGCCGTTATTTTGCTCGGCAAATACCCAAACATTTTTATGTTCTTCGATATTAGCTTTTGTAGCCATTTATTTCACCTTTTATATAAGAAATTTCTCGTTAAGTTTGTCAGCCACCTGGCGGGCTATTTCTTCAGGGGTTCCTTCAAGCATCTGAACCTTTCCTTTTTCAATCTTTGGAGAAAACACCTTTCTAAGTTTTGTAGGTGATCCCTTAAGACCAAGATGAACCAGGTCAGCGTCAACATCGGCTGCTTCCCATACAGGAATTTCTTTTTCAAAGGCTTCAAGAATTTTATCCATTGGTGTTACCCTGTAATCGTTGATTTCTTTTTCAACTGTTATAAGGGCAGGAAGGTCTGCTTCAATTTTACGTTCAACATCACCAAGTTTTTGCTGAATTTGAATTGTTTTTCCGTCTGACTCTATTCCAAGAGCATAGGAAAGAAGGGGAAGTTTAAGATATTCAGCTAATTGTGGTCCAACCTGGGCTGTGTTTCCATCCATTGCTTCAACACCTGAAATTATAAGGTCATAATCGCCTATTTTCTGAATGGCACATCCAAGGGCGTATGAAGTTGCCCAGGTATCGGCACCAGCAAATTTTCTGTCTGTAAGCTGGATTACTTCGTCTGCTCCCATGCAAAGTGCTTCTCTTAAAGCACTTTTAACCTGTCCTGGACCCATGGAAATAACAATAATTTCTCCGCCATGCTTTTCTTTAAGCTGAAGAGCTGCTTCCAGGGCATGTTTGTCCACAGGGTTTATTATAGTTGGAAGGCCTGCTCTTATAAGAGAGCCGTCCGCATCCCATTTTACTTTTGTAACGTTTGGGACCTGTTTGATAGTTACAATAATTTTCATTTTATTTCCTCTTGTCCGTATATCTCGGTTCACTGGCAAATGCCGGTGAAAATTTTAGCCTGGTTAAATTATTTGGTCATAAGAGCTGTCATACCAACTATTGTTTTGTTGATTTCAAGACTGGAGGCAACCACACCTTGGTGCATTGCAATCCTGAAAAGCTTTTCAATCAAATATTCTTTGGAGTATCCGTATGAGCCGTGGAACTGAACGCCCATTCTTGTAACTTCTTGAATAAGAGGTGTTGTAAAGATTTTTACTTCAGCGGAAACAGTATCAAAGTTTTTGCCTGCATCCTGTCTTGTAACAGCATTGTAAACCATAAGTCTGCACGCATCGACCTTAACTTTCATTTCTCCAAGCATCCAGTAAAAGCCCTGCATATATCCCATTGGCATTCCGTTTACAATTCTTTGAAGGGAATACTTTTTTGATTCTTCAAATGCTCTTTGACCAACGCCTACCATTCCTGCTGCCTGCTGAATTCTTTCTCCTGAAATCCATCTTAGAAGAACGTTGAATCCCTCTCCGGGCTTACCAAGAATATTTTCTTTGGGAACCCTTACGTCGTTGAAATAAATATCGCAGGTATCAGCACCGTCAAGACCTGTAAGTTCATAATGTCCTGAGCAGCTTATTCCAGGTGAATTTTTGTCGATGATAAATGCTGTTGAGTCATGGGGCTGTCCTGCAAGAGAAAGGTCTTTGCAAATAAAAACACCGTATCCAGGCTTGTTTGCCATACTGATAAAGCGTTTGCATCCATTTATGATAAAGTCGTCTCCATCAGGTTTTGCAGTAGTTGTAAGCATTTTAGGGTCAGAACCGGTGTCTGGCTCTGTAAAAGCCATGGTTGCCCAGGCAGAACCATCACAAAGAGGTGGAACAACTCTTTTTTTCAATTCTTCACTGCCCCAGTGACAAATTGTTTCTGCAACACTATTGTTCATAAGAAGGGGCAGAAAGCATGTGGAACCTGTTTTACCAAATTCTTCAATAAGTAGAATCAGGTTCAGGTTGGTGGTTTCAAGTCCGCCATATTCTTTGGGAACATCGAAACCAAGCATGCTTGCTTTTGCAAATCTTTCAAGAAGGTCGGGAGGATAATCTCCGTGTTCGGCCATATATGCATCAATTTCTGGAACTCTGCGTTCACAAAAATCTTTTCCTGCCTTTATGACCATTTTGTTGATTGGTGAAAGAGTGAAATCCATTTTGTCCTTTCCTTAAACCTTAAGGTTGATATTTTGCGGATAAGCGAAAACTGATTTTTTAAAAGCTTTGAAGGGGTTAAAGCTTAAGTTTATATATTTTAAAAGATAGTTTCCGTCCAATTCCAAATTTAATGTTTGTATACAAACTATCAGGATACAATAAAAAGGCAAAACATTTTTTTAACTTTTTACAATAACATTGAAAGCTGTGAAAAAAAACAAGTGTTTTTGTTTTTTAGATAGATTTTTAAATCCAAAATTTACTTTAACCTTTACTTGACACTTTTCACTTGGGAATCGCTATCAAAATTATTAAAAGAATACAATATCAATTATTTAAAAATTTAGTTTGCATACGAACTAGTTTTTTTGTATTATTTACCAAGTTGAATTTTCACTATCTTCACACTAAAACATGAGGGAAATTATGACAAAATTATATTTGCAGAAAGATCCGCTTTTTGCTCCCGTAAAAATTGGAAAACTTGAACTTGAAAACAGGATTTATCTTCCTGCCATGCATCTTGGAATGGCAGATAATTTTGAAGTTACCCAAAGACTTGAAGATTTTTACCATGAGCGTGCCCTTGGAGGAGCAGGGCTTATTTGTGTAGGATATGCCACAATAGATGATAAATCAGGTAATGTTTTAAATATTGGTGCCCATAAAGATGAATTTATTCCGGGTCTTAAAAGACTTTCTGATTCAATAAAAAACGGCGGTTCAAAATCCTG
The window above is part of the Desulforegulaceae bacterium genome. Proteins encoded here:
- a CDS encoding acyl-CoA carboxylase subunit beta, with translation MNTDPMETLREKRKISLQMGGKKALESQKSKGKLNARQRLALFFDKDTFEETDRFASHRSTNFGMENIKISGDGVVTGHGLVNGRPVFAYAQDFTSMAGSLGEVHSKKICKIMDLALKSGVPFVGFNDSGGARIQEGIDSLAGFGEIFFRNSAASGVIPQISAIMGPTAGGAVYSPAMTDFVFMVKKTSYMFITGPDVVKSVTGEETDFETLGGADAHCTKSGVSHFGCESDEDAIEKIKELLSYLPSNNMEDPPLSGKRYFDPKKAMMLDSFIPEKPNAPYDMKEIIKSIFDNHEFFEPHEFFGPNIITCFARLDGKPVGIIANQPLYLAGCLDIDSSDKAARFIRFCDCFNFPIITIADVPGFLPGTGQEWGGIIRHGAKMLWSYSEATVPKLLLITRKNYGGAYIAMSSKHLGADLVFAWPGAEIAVMGAAGAAEIIHRKSIKASENPEEERQKKIKEYQELFSNPYIAASRGYVDDVIFPSETREKLVKSLNILMTKKETRPFKKHGNIPL
- a CDS encoding biotin/lipoyl-containing protein is translated as MEFIKTNFLRLTDVSLSGCINPYSGKPFKTDDILGTIPFFDEVGFDSLEISGPETFYPVIKYLGENPFKRVERIKKYLKKTPSMMKISGIHLTGKNRCSNYIIEEFIKKSCDCGIDIFKLYDPLNLFSNMDCAINQIEKSKAELRGCLLIQDDFLEKDIKDLLNKALDFQKNGASSLCIEDSEGFVHPDKVFEIVKRVKKKVKIPVHFSAKNNGGLASISSFNAFESGAYSVETALSSFASPMDYSFPEFFWSMFEKKWKKFNIKTESLIDIKNTMDKLVHEKNRYSGDSLLPFSDPELVYYKVTKSVKNSLEDELKELGFEDKKKEALDLVNQIKKDLGSFPFVNPFDSMVVTQAVNNLIFDDDVNSYKIVSDQVKAHCLDVNGRLPEIVVKNFPKPLKKIRSIKKFDCVFSEEINFFENGINLSSEKIIELILPDIKNKKYDLDKYPEKTSNLQKFNVFINNNLYEVEVDIDDEFFNPVIYKKEAEVPKPQTKAFVEQDKEVETIEQEQKRKQEIKKEPVKEVEKSGPEKKDKILEGHEICNILAPMPGTVFSIEKQENEEVKPGDPLIVIEAMKMENPILSQKKGVVQNIFFKKGDTVSKNDLLMTLSF
- a CDS encoding electron transfer flavoprotein subunit alpha/FixB family protein; the protein is MATKANIEEHKNVWVFAEQNNGKLAKVSLEMLGEGKKLANKLGVELIAFLIGDNVKTSAETLIAYGADKVYLAEDPELKDYRTELYTDIICNKANEEKPEILIIGASAIGRDLTPRVSFRLNTGCTADCTELDIDEEKRLLISTRPAFGGNVMATIICPDHRPQMSTVRPGVMAVPEADASRKGEIINIPVEIKADQIKVRILESIEKEHEGDKIEDAAKVIGMGIGASDPESVEYIKELAKLLDAKIGGSRPCVEKHLIDHEVQVGQTGKNIRPELYIPCGISGTVQHTTGITNAKYTIAINKDPNAEIFKFANLGIAGDAKVILPAIIKEIQKYKA
- a CDS encoding electron transfer flavoprotein subunit beta/FixA family protein — translated: MKIIVTIKQVPNVTKVKWDADGSLIRAGLPTIINPVDKHALEAALQLKEKHGGEIIVISMGPGQVKSALREALCMGADEVIQLTDRKFAGADTWATSYALGCAIQKIGDYDLIISGVEAMDGNTAQVGPQLAEYLKLPLLSYALGIESDGKTIQIQQKLGDVERKIEADLPALITVEKEINDYRVTPMDKILEAFEKEIPVWEAADVDADLVHLGLKGSPTKLRKVFSPKIEKGKVQMLEGTPEEIARQVADKLNEKFLI
- a CDS encoding acyl-CoA dehydrogenase family protein, which translates into the protein MDFTLSPINKMVIKAGKDFCERRVPEIDAYMAEHGDYPPDLLERFAKASMLGFDVPKEYGGLETTNLNLILLIEEFGKTGSTCFLPLLMNNSVAETICHWGSEELKKRVVPPLCDGSAWATMAFTEPDTGSDPKMLTTTAKPDGDDFIINGCKRFISMANKPGYGVFICKDLSLAGQPHDSTAFIIDKNSPGISCSGHYELTGLDGADTCDIYFNDVRVPKENILGKPGEGFNVLLRWISGERIQQAAGMVGVGQRAFEESKKYSLQRIVNGMPMGYMQGFYWMLGEMKVKVDACRLMVYNAVTRQDAGKNFDTVSAEVKIFTTPLIQEVTRMGVQFHGSYGYSKEYLIEKLFRIAMHQGVVASSLEINKTIVGMTALMTK